Within Bacillaceae bacterium S4-13-56, the genomic segment CCTTACGTACAAACTCACCTCTCAAGTTAAATTCCTGACTCTGTAAAGTAAAACACAAATCTGAAATGATTAGGTATTGGACTGGTAAATCAATTTGAGCCGTCAACTTAATACCACCCAGACTAACGTCATCAATATGACCCAAGACTGTTTTACTCACTAGCGCCTGTAATTTGTTTGTTCCAAAATCAACAAATGAAATAGAACATTCTATATGATTCACATTTACGCGATGATAGTTTCTGCGGTTATAATTAAAGTTCGTAGTTGCTTTTTGCGGTTTAATAGTATCACATTTACTTTTCAAAGCTCTGACCTCATTCTCTTTTTCCTTGATTTTTTGCTTACTTCTAAAATAACCTAATGAGAAAATGAGTAATAGCAATGTTTCAAATAGCAGGATAGAAAGCAACTACCTCACCCCAAACCTTTTAGTAAGTTTGGTACACCCAACTTATAACCTTGTCCTAATGGGACTCCAAGTGATTTGGAAAAAGAAACATCAAGAGCATTTTCGAGACCTTCTAAAACTAAAATAGTATCAAATTTATTACAGTATTCCAACACATTTTTAATCATCTCTTGTTTTTTTGGAGACTTATGGAGATCCCTAGAAAAAAACTGATCTAACTTTAAATAATATGGATCTAATTCAA encodes:
- a CDS encoding PilZ domain-containing protein, encoding MKSKCDTIKPQKATTNFNYNRRNYHRVNVNHIECSISFVDFGTNKLQALVSKTVLGHIDDVSLGGIKLTAQIDLPVQYLIISDLCFTLQSQEFNLRGEFVRKETKKESNYFVYGIKFLDMKKSDENRLAAIINEIELSKRGIG